In a genomic window of Pelotomaculum thermopropionicum SI:
- the MiaA gene encoding tRNA delta(2)-isopentenylpyrophosphate transferase, translated as MSSENKKEPLLVITGPTATGKSEVGVLVAEKLGGEIISADSMLIYRGMDIGTAKPTSADRRGIPHHMIDIVEPDQDYNVALYRKQAMAVIKKVLERGNLPIVVGGTGLYIEALIRNYSFGGAGTDKTLRKKLQKEAAESPFLLHQRLAKIDPATASQLHPANTRRVIRALEVYYLTGKPISNFKRLDEPDPPFNLLMFGLTMEREALYRRIEKRVDRMIAMGLIEEVQNLLQRGFSPRLNSMRGLGYKEMISYLNGTLSLEEAVEVLKRNTRRFAKRQMTWFRRYKEIRWLKIENFADCEAIAQEIARCTEGVL; from the coding sequence ATGAGCAGCGAGAACAAAAAAGAACCTCTCCTGGTGATTACAGGGCCTACGGCTACAGGAAAAAGCGAAGTCGGCGTGCTGGTGGCCGAAAAGTTAGGCGGGGAGATAATTTCAGCCGACTCCATGCTTATTTACAGGGGCATGGACATCGGAACTGCCAAGCCCACAAGCGCCGACAGGCGCGGTATCCCGCACCACATGATTGACATTGTTGAGCCGGATCAGGATTACAATGTTGCTCTTTACCGAAAGCAGGCAATGGCGGTTATAAAAAAAGTGCTTGAAAGGGGAAATTTACCCATAGTAGTTGGCGGTACGGGATTATACATAGAAGCCCTGATTAGGAACTATAGTTTTGGCGGAGCCGGCACCGATAAAACGCTGAGAAAAAAGCTTCAAAAAGAAGCTGCTGAAAGCCCCTTCCTGCTCCACCAGAGACTTGCCAAAATCGATCCGGCAACAGCCTCGCAGCTCCACCCTGCCAATACAAGGAGGGTAATTCGTGCCCTGGAAGTATATTACCTTACAGGAAAGCCCATTTCGAATTTTAAAAGGCTAGATGAACCTGACCCTCCTTTTAACCTTTTAATGTTCGGTCTGACCATGGAAAGGGAGGCTCTGTACAGGAGAATAGAAAAAAGGGTTGACAGAATGATTGCCATGGGACTTATTGAGGAGGTGCAAAACCTGCTCCAGCGCGGCTTCAGTCCCAGATTAAATTCAATGCGCGGGCTTGGCTATAAGGAAATGATATCTTACTTAAATGGCACGCTATCTTTGGAAGAGGCGGTTGAAGTCCTGAAAAGGAATACACGGCGCTTCGCCAAGAGGCAAATGACCTGGTTCCGCCGCTATAAAGAAATAAGATGGCTTAAAATAGAAAATTTTGCAGATTGTGAGGCTATTGCCCAAGAAATTGCCAGATGCACAGAAGGAGTATTATAA
- the Hfq gene encoding Uncharacterized host factor I protein, with product MTKPQINLQDAFLNQVRKENIPVTIFLVNGFQLKGMVRGFDNFTVILESEGKQLMVYKHAISTVSPLKPVSTSFSEAKAPEKS from the coding sequence ATGACAAAACCCCAGATTAACCTCCAGGATGCCTTTTTAAACCAGGTAAGAAAGGAAAACATCCCTGTTACCATTTTCCTTGTTAACGGCTTTCAATTAAAGGGAATGGTGAGGGGCTTTGATAATTTTACGGTGATTTTAGAAAGTGAAGGCAAGCAGTTGATGGTCTACAAGCATGCAATTTCCACCGTAAGCCCGTTGAAGCCTGTAAGCACTTCTTTTTCTGAAGCCAAGGCACCAGAAAAGTCCTGA
- the SpoVK gene encoding ATPase of the AAA+ class, with amino-acid sequence MKIKILNGQLPGVCQVQRPESKIKKMPVSHTAGKTVKGGYEPGPPKTAQEIMMELNSLVGLQSVKKLIEEIYAFVEIQKKRQKEKLAVENLVLHMIFKGNPGTGKTTVARILGRLFKEVGVLPRGHLVEVERADLVGEFIGHTAQKTREQIKQALGGILFIDEAYSLARGGEKDFGKEAIDAMVKGMEDHRDNLILILAGYQEEMDRFLETNPGLRSRFPIHITFPDYSIKELLAIADIMLKQRQYVLSSGAREELRFIIEKEHKRHEHSGNARLVRNLIEQAIRRQAVRLLYKKGELSRNDLMTITREDLESAAGN; translated from the coding sequence TTGAAGATAAAAATTCTTAACGGCCAGCTTCCAGGTGTTTGTCAGGTGCAAAGGCCGGAATCCAAAATAAAAAAAATGCCTGTAAGCCATACTGCCGGAAAGACGGTAAAAGGAGGATATGAGCCCGGCCCGCCTAAGACAGCCCAGGAAATCATGATGGAACTTAATTCTCTGGTTGGGCTGCAAAGTGTAAAAAAATTAATCGAGGAAATTTATGCTTTTGTAGAGATACAGAAGAAAAGGCAAAAAGAGAAGCTAGCAGTGGAAAACCTTGTGCTGCACATGATCTTTAAAGGAAATCCGGGAACCGGCAAGACAACGGTGGCCAGAATTCTAGGCAGGCTTTTCAAGGAGGTTGGTGTGCTGCCGAGAGGCCATCTGGTTGAGGTGGAGCGCGCCGATCTGGTTGGAGAGTTTATCGGTCATACGGCCCAGAAAACCAGGGAGCAGATTAAGCAGGCCCTGGGCGGAATACTTTTTATAGATGAAGCCTATTCCCTGGCCAGAGGAGGAGAAAAGGACTTTGGCAAAGAGGCGATAGACGCCATGGTAAAGGGAATGGAGGACCACAGGGACAACCTTATCCTGATCCTGGCGGGATACCAGGAGGAGATGGACAGGTTTTTAGAAACCAACCCGGGCTTGCGTTCCCGCTTTCCAATTCATATCACCTTTCCCGACTACAGCATTAAAGAACTTTTGGCTATTGCAGACATAATGCTTAAGCAGAGGCAGTATGTTCTTTCCAGCGGGGCCAGGGAAGAGCTTCGCTTTATAATTGAAAAGGAACATAAAAGACATGAACACAGCGGCAATGCCAGGCTGGTGAGGAATCTAATCGAACAGGCCATCCGGCGGCAGGCGGTCAGGCTTTTATACAAAAAGGGCGAATTGAGCCGCAATGACCTGATGACCATCACCAGAGAGGATCTGGAAAGTGCGGCGGGTAATTAA
- a CDS encoding cystathionine beta-lyase family protein (involved in aluminum resistance), translating into MPVKIIVDLELLAKEVEDEVREVYLSIEKKALKNHAKVLEGFRRWHISDYHLKGSTGYGYGDAGREALERVYAEIFRAEAALVRGQIVSGTHAIALCLYGILRPGDELLFIQGEPYDTLSEMIGIRGEDHGSLKEFGINYRQVGLVDRTAIDYEAVGQAISDRTRMVMLQRSRGYSLNPSLSIREMKRIINFIRDKKPDTIIFVDNCYGEFVEEEEPIEAGADLAAGSLIKNPGGGIAATGGYVVGKAQYVQMASNRWTAPGIGAGVGPTLEHNRLLFQGLFLAPHVVAEALKGAVFASRFFERLGFEVMPRYDEERHDIVQAIRLDAPERMLAFCRGIQACSPVDSHVVPEASTLPGYGEPVVMAAGTFIQGASLELSADGPIRPPYVVYLQGGLSKEYVRLAVISAAREVLKV; encoded by the coding sequence ATGCCGGTGAAAATTATTGTTGATCTGGAGCTTTTGGCTAAAGAAGTGGAAGATGAAGTGCGGGAAGTTTATCTTTCAATAGAAAAAAAAGCCTTAAAAAATCACGCCAAGGTTCTTGAAGGCTTCCGCAGGTGGCACATCAGTGATTACCATCTTAAGGGCTCGACAGGCTATGGCTACGGCGACGCGGGCAGAGAAGCGCTGGAAAGAGTTTACGCCGAAATATTCAGGGCAGAAGCGGCACTGGTACGCGGACAAATAGTATCCGGCACGCATGCTATAGCTTTATGCCTCTACGGCATACTGCGCCCCGGGGATGAACTGCTTTTCATCCAGGGAGAACCTTACGACACCCTTAGCGAAATGATTGGCATCAGAGGCGAGGATCATGGATCTCTTAAAGAATTTGGCATTAATTACAGGCAGGTCGGGCTTGTTGACAGGACTGCAATTGATTACGAAGCCGTCGGACAGGCCATAAGCGACAGGACCAGGATGGTGATGCTGCAGCGTTCACGGGGTTACAGCTTAAATCCTTCCCTCAGCATAAGAGAAATGAAAAGAATTATAAATTTCATAAGAGACAAAAAGCCAGATACAATAATCTTTGTTGACAATTGTTACGGTGAATTTGTGGAAGAAGAGGAACCCATAGAGGCAGGCGCCGACCTGGCAGCGGGTTCTCTGATAAAAAACCCGGGCGGCGGGATTGCGGCAACCGGCGGCTATGTGGTGGGCAAGGCGCAGTACGTACAAATGGCTTCAAACAGGTGGACCGCCCCCGGCATTGGTGCAGGTGTGGGACCAACGCTGGAACATAACAGGCTTCTTTTTCAGGGGCTTTTTCTTGCCCCCCATGTTGTTGCTGAGGCTTTGAAAGGAGCTGTCTTTGCCTCAAGGTTTTTTGAAAGGCTGGGCTTTGAGGTGATGCCCCGGTATGATGAAGAGCGGCATGATATTGTGCAGGCCATCAGGCTGGATGCTCCGGAGAGGATGCTGGCTTTCTGCCGCGGCATACAGGCGTGTTCCCCGGTAGACTCCCATGTTGTTCCGGAAGCAAGTACCCTGCCGGGCTACGGAGAACCGGTGGTTATGGCTGCCGGAACATTCATCCAGGGGGCCTCGCTGGAACTCAGCGCCGACGGCCCCATCCGGCCGCCCTACGTCGTTTACCTCCAGGGTGGCCTATCCAAGGAATACGTGAGACTGGCTGTGATATCGGCTGCCAGAGAAGTTTTAAAAGTTTAA